One window of Acanthochromis polyacanthus isolate Apoly-LR-REF ecotype Palm Island chromosome 19, KAUST_Apoly_ChrSc, whole genome shotgun sequence genomic DNA carries:
- the asb3 gene encoding ankyrin repeat and SOCS box protein 3 isoform X1 yields MDFVFTTCYRDTVSDVSAAARAGSRKRVRRLIKRGCNVNARDNRGWNALHEAAAAGSKACALEILTAVRGISLGRCRSYVNCLTHEGESALYLAAQRGHLAVVRLLLKARANINELTNDSSCPLYAAVDGGHMEIVELLVSKGAEVNSTHTASCWTCLHQAVYKGHSEIVRILVNVGNLEALDDHKISPLFLAAQYGQRECLEILVNAGANVNAQAADMATPLLISSQEGHQACVDFLLDHGADPNKACSSEWPQLPIHAAAEFGHISVLHRLIAVTDRVCGHGDGMVSPLYLAVQKDQAKSMEVLLREGYSPDAQDCTRTLSLRSPLGLALDRSSNKPYSESVKLLLTAGAKLSEDDWIYALAADSTDLLQLILEHRWIPGPEALTTDCSIPQRHGKNVLKLQELRELLCVALHQVRFAACWLPLLLKTGLEPSLLLHPHMLEQADSDVLNYLLEFVNWSTLSPSLKLILDRRRAEKTWEPRLHFDSVPCLAHLCRLQVRVTLGPDQLMRTGVVQQLPVPSLLHDFLKFSDIPEPSNTHSAPLPISDRIYEYHRTHQHRHVL; encoded by the exons ATGGACTTCGTGTTCACAACGTGTTACAGAGACACGGTGTCCGACGTTTCCGCTGCAGCTCGTGCAGGCTCTAGGAAGAGGGTGAGGAGGCTGATAAAAAGAGGATGCAATGTCAACGCTCGAGACAACCGCGGCTGGAACGCTCTGCATGAGGCGGCGGCAGCTGGCAGCAAGGCGTGTGCGCTGGAGATTCTGACTGCTGTCCGCG GAATCTCTCTCGGCAGATGTCGCTCCTATGTGAACTGTTTGACTCATGAAGGGGAGTCGGCGTTGTACCTGGCGGCGCAGCGTGGACACCTGGCCGTGGTCCGACTCCTCCTCAAAGCACGCGCCAACATCAACGAGCTAACCAACGACTCGTCCTGCCCTTTATACGCAG CTGTCGACGGCGGCCACATGGAAATCGTGGAGCTGCTGGTCAGTAAAGGTGCAGAGGTGAACAGCACACACACCGCGTCCTGCTGGACCTGCCTTCATCAAGCCGTTTATAAG GGTCACAGTGAAATTGTGCGCATTCTTGTGAACGTTGGAAACCTGGAGGCTTTAGACGACCACAAGATCTCGCCACTGTTTCTAGCTGCTCAGTACGGGCAGAGGGAATGTCTGGAAATACTCGTTAATGCTG GTGCCAATGTGAACGCCCAGGCAGCGGACATGGCCACGCCGCTGCTGATCTCCTCTCAGGAGGGCCACCAGGCTTGTGTGGATTTTCTGCTGGACCACGGAGCAGATCCTAACAAAGCCTGCAGCAGCGAGTGGCCCCAGCTTCCCATTCATGCAGCCGCTGAGTTTGGCCACATCAG TGTCCTTCATAGGCTGATAGCTGTTACGGATCGGGTGTGTGGCCATGGTGACGGCATGGTGAGTCCGCTGTACCTCGCCGTCCAGAAAGATCAGGCCAAAAGCATGGAGGTGCTGCTGAGGGAAGGTTACAGCCCAGACGCCCAGGACTGCACACGCACCCTGAGCCTCCGATCACCGCTCGGCTTAGCCCTGGATCGCTCATCTAACAAGCCATACAG TGAATCGGTGAAATTGCTGCTGACTGCAGGAGCAAAACTGAGCGAGGACGACTGGATTTATGCTTTGGCCGCTGACAGCACAGacctgctgcagctcatcctgGAGCACAGATGGATTCCTGGACCCgaggctttgaccactgacTGTTCTATACCACAACGTCATGGAAAAAACGTTTTGAAGCTCCAAGAACTGAGGGAGCTTCTCTGTGTGGCACTACACCAAGTCCGTTTTGCCGCCTGCTGGCTCCCTCTGCTTTTAAAGACGGGGCTGGAACCGTCTTTGCTGCTTCACCCCCACAT GTTGGAACAGGCAGACAGTGACGTGTTGAATTACCTGCTGGAGTTTGTAAATTGGTCGACTCTGTCTCCATCTTTGAAACTTATTCTGGACCGAAGGCGGGCAGAAAAAACCTGGGAACCCCGTTTACATTTTG ACTCTGTTCCCTgtctcgcccacctctgcaggCTGCAGGTTCGGGTAACGTTGGGACCAGATCAGCTGATGAGGACCGGTGTAGTCCAGCAGCTCCCGGTGCCCTCCTTGCTTCACGACTTCCTCAAATTCAGCGACATCCCAGAACCTTCCAACACACACTCAGCACCACTGCCAATTTCAGATCGAATATATGAGTACCACAGAACGCATCAGCACCGACATGTTCTGTAG
- the asb3 gene encoding ankyrin repeat and SOCS box protein 3 isoform X2, protein MDFVFTTCYRDTVSDVSAAARAGSRKRVRRLIKRGCNVNARDNRGWNALHEAAAAGSKACALEILTAVRGISLGRCRSYVNCLTHEGESALYLAAQRGHLAVVRLLLKARANINELTNDSSCPLYAAVDGGHMEIVELLVSKGAEVNSTHTASCWTCLHQAVYKGHSEIVRILVNVGNLEALDDHKISPLFLAAQYGQRECLEILVNAGANVNAQAADMATPLLISSQEGHQACVDFLLDHGADPNKACSSEWPQLPIHAAAEFGHISVLHRLIAVTDRVCGHGDGMVSPLYLAVQKDQAKSMEVLLREGYSPDAQDCTRTLSLRSPLGLALDRSSNKPYSESVKLLLTAGAKLSEDDWIYALAADSTDLLQLILEHRWIPGPEALTTDCSIPQRHGKNVLKLQELRELLCVALHQVRFAACWLPLLLKTGLEPSLLLHPHMLEQADSDVLNYLLEFVNWSTLSPSLKLILDRRRAEKTWEPRLHFGCRFG, encoded by the exons ATGGACTTCGTGTTCACAACGTGTTACAGAGACACGGTGTCCGACGTTTCCGCTGCAGCTCGTGCAGGCTCTAGGAAGAGGGTGAGGAGGCTGATAAAAAGAGGATGCAATGTCAACGCTCGAGACAACCGCGGCTGGAACGCTCTGCATGAGGCGGCGGCAGCTGGCAGCAAGGCGTGTGCGCTGGAGATTCTGACTGCTGTCCGCG GAATCTCTCTCGGCAGATGTCGCTCCTATGTGAACTGTTTGACTCATGAAGGGGAGTCGGCGTTGTACCTGGCGGCGCAGCGTGGACACCTGGCCGTGGTCCGACTCCTCCTCAAAGCACGCGCCAACATCAACGAGCTAACCAACGACTCGTCCTGCCCTTTATACGCAG CTGTCGACGGCGGCCACATGGAAATCGTGGAGCTGCTGGTCAGTAAAGGTGCAGAGGTGAACAGCACACACACCGCGTCCTGCTGGACCTGCCTTCATCAAGCCGTTTATAAG GGTCACAGTGAAATTGTGCGCATTCTTGTGAACGTTGGAAACCTGGAGGCTTTAGACGACCACAAGATCTCGCCACTGTTTCTAGCTGCTCAGTACGGGCAGAGGGAATGTCTGGAAATACTCGTTAATGCTG GTGCCAATGTGAACGCCCAGGCAGCGGACATGGCCACGCCGCTGCTGATCTCCTCTCAGGAGGGCCACCAGGCTTGTGTGGATTTTCTGCTGGACCACGGAGCAGATCCTAACAAAGCCTGCAGCAGCGAGTGGCCCCAGCTTCCCATTCATGCAGCCGCTGAGTTTGGCCACATCAG TGTCCTTCATAGGCTGATAGCTGTTACGGATCGGGTGTGTGGCCATGGTGACGGCATGGTGAGTCCGCTGTACCTCGCCGTCCAGAAAGATCAGGCCAAAAGCATGGAGGTGCTGCTGAGGGAAGGTTACAGCCCAGACGCCCAGGACTGCACACGCACCCTGAGCCTCCGATCACCGCTCGGCTTAGCCCTGGATCGCTCATCTAACAAGCCATACAG TGAATCGGTGAAATTGCTGCTGACTGCAGGAGCAAAACTGAGCGAGGACGACTGGATTTATGCTTTGGCCGCTGACAGCACAGacctgctgcagctcatcctgGAGCACAGATGGATTCCTGGACCCgaggctttgaccactgacTGTTCTATACCACAACGTCATGGAAAAAACGTTTTGAAGCTCCAAGAACTGAGGGAGCTTCTCTGTGTGGCACTACACCAAGTCCGTTTTGCCGCCTGCTGGCTCCCTCTGCTTTTAAAGACGGGGCTGGAACCGTCTTTGCTGCTTCACCCCCACAT GTTGGAACAGGCAGACAGTGACGTGTTGAATTACCTGCTGGAGTTTGTAAATTGGTCGACTCTGTCTCCATCTTTGAAACTTATTCTGGACCGAAGGCGGGCAGAAAAAACCTGGGAACCCCGTTTACATTTTG gCTGCAGGTTCGGGTAA
- the c19h10orf88 gene encoding ATPase PAAT isoform X2: protein MVDIAVKSEAAWVCHTEGRNLADVLLPVSISNRGGDEEELSQTNQEGTVLLQQMEEGSPCVLTLHCSSSAAISRLLVVSEARTLEVYDQTGEYCGTVRGSKDDSIQPDSADRGPFYKKQLILEHPSSSCEVKLLSLAGRNSVLVSRVVVGLQALQPCPARGPGIDMQQVQCLVEEMGTNLSPGAQSLMDMVQFQQKNQTGSLGGFLPLLMGGGGFAALASGFNMSPASIINQPADFTPMDGCIGHTVQNGGMSESSTSTSSSSPDLPPSSDNANNNSSGQNGGPFSHAQLAEMMSHFLTGAGHGQTLTSDAELLPMLQNVCGQVTQLRLDDAAAERKMRNGSCSPQQLPCHCIEGAPSLHPGLSIA, encoded by the exons ATGGTGGACATCGCTGTGAAAAGCGAAGCTGCTTGGGTCTGCCACACCGAGGGACGAAACCTGGCTGATGTCCTGCTTCCTGTTAGCATCAGTAACAGAGGCGGTGATGAAGAGGAGCTCAGTCAGACTAACCA GGAAGGTACGGTTCTGTTGCAGCAGATGGAGGAAGGCTCTCCATGCGTCCTGACGCTCCACTGCAGCTCCTCTGCAGCCATCAGCCGCCTGCTGGTCGTCAGCGAGGCTCGAACTCTGGAGGTTTACGACCAGACGGGAGAATACTGCGGGACGGTGAGAGGGTCGAAGGACGACAGCATCCAACCAGACAG TGCAGACAGAGGACCGTTCTATAAGAAGCAGCTGATCCTTGAGCATCCATCCTCCTCCTGTGAAGTGAAG TTGCTCTCCCTGGCCGGTAGAAACAGTGTTCTGGTGTCTCGAGTCGTCGTCGGCCTCCAGGCGCTGCAGCCCTGCCCGGCCCGAGGCCCCGGCATCGACATGCAGCAGGTCCAGTGTCTGGTGGAGGAGATGGGAACAAACCTGTCACCGGGAGCCCAGAGCCTCATGGACATGGTGCAGTTCCAGCAGAAG aatCAGACCGGCTCTCTGGGCGGTTTCCTGCCTCTCCTGATGGGCGGTGGAGGTTTCGCTGCCTTGGCGAGTGGATTCAACATGTCCCCAGCATCCATCATCAACCAGCCTGCAGACTTCACG ccTATGGACGGCTGCATCGGTCACACAGTTCAGAACGGAGGGATGTCTGAgagctccacctccacctcctcgtCCTCCCCGGACCTGCCTCCGTCCAGCGACAACGCCAACAACAACA GCAGCGGTCAGAACGGCGGCCCTTTTAGCCACGCCCAGCTGGCAGAGATGATGTCACACTTCCTGACTGGTGCAGGTCACGGCCAGACGTTGACCTCCGACGCTGAACTCCTGCCGATGCTCCAGAACGTGTGCGGTCAGGTGACCCAGCTGAGGCTGGATGATGctgcagcagagaggaagatgaggaaCGGCAGCTG
- the c19h10orf88 gene encoding ATPase PAAT isoform X3, with translation MVDIAVKSEAAWVCHTEGRNLADVLLPVSISNRGGDEEELSQTNQEGTVLLQQMEEGSPCVLTLHCSSSAAISRLLVVSEARTLEVYDQTGEYCGTVRGSKDDSIQPDSADRGPFYKKQLILEHPSSSCEVKLLSLAGRNSVLVSRVVVGLQALQPCPARGPGIDMQQVQCLVEEMGTNLSPGAQSLMDMVQFQQKNQTGSLGGFLPLLMGGGGFAALASGFNMSPASIINQPADFTPMDGCIGHTVQNGGMSESSTSTSSSSPDLPPSSDNANNNSSGQNGGPFSHAQLAEMMSHFLTGAGHGQTLTSDAELLPMLQNVCGQVTQLRLDDAAAERKMRNGSWLWRLFVLVSPLTLMMASVWM, from the exons ATGGTGGACATCGCTGTGAAAAGCGAAGCTGCTTGGGTCTGCCACACCGAGGGACGAAACCTGGCTGATGTCCTGCTTCCTGTTAGCATCAGTAACAGAGGCGGTGATGAAGAGGAGCTCAGTCAGACTAACCA GGAAGGTACGGTTCTGTTGCAGCAGATGGAGGAAGGCTCTCCATGCGTCCTGACGCTCCACTGCAGCTCCTCTGCAGCCATCAGCCGCCTGCTGGTCGTCAGCGAGGCTCGAACTCTGGAGGTTTACGACCAGACGGGAGAATACTGCGGGACGGTGAGAGGGTCGAAGGACGACAGCATCCAACCAGACAG TGCAGACAGAGGACCGTTCTATAAGAAGCAGCTGATCCTTGAGCATCCATCCTCCTCCTGTGAAGTGAAG TTGCTCTCCCTGGCCGGTAGAAACAGTGTTCTGGTGTCTCGAGTCGTCGTCGGCCTCCAGGCGCTGCAGCCCTGCCCGGCCCGAGGCCCCGGCATCGACATGCAGCAGGTCCAGTGTCTGGTGGAGGAGATGGGAACAAACCTGTCACCGGGAGCCCAGAGCCTCATGGACATGGTGCAGTTCCAGCAGAAG aatCAGACCGGCTCTCTGGGCGGTTTCCTGCCTCTCCTGATGGGCGGTGGAGGTTTCGCTGCCTTGGCGAGTGGATTCAACATGTCCCCAGCATCCATCATCAACCAGCCTGCAGACTTCACG ccTATGGACGGCTGCATCGGTCACACAGTTCAGAACGGAGGGATGTCTGAgagctccacctccacctcctcgtCCTCCCCGGACCTGCCTCCGTCCAGCGACAACGCCAACAACAACA GCAGCGGTCAGAACGGCGGCCCTTTTAGCCACGCCCAGCTGGCAGAGATGATGTCACACTTCCTGACTGGTGCAGGTCACGGCCAGACGTTGACCTCCGACGCTGAACTCCTGCCGATGCTCCAGAACGTGTGCGGTCAGGTGACCCAGCTGAGGCTGGATGATGctgcagcagagaggaagatgaggaaCGGCAGCTG